AGCGCCCTCAGGCACAAGGCGACCACGCTTGATGCAAGACAAGAAAACACGAAGGCCCCAGGGATCGCTCCGTGGGGCCTTGGGCAAGGCGTTGGATCAGATCTGCCGCTGGTGGCGGTCGAGCTGTTCGTGACGCTCCTGGGCTTCGATGCAGTACTTGGTGGTCGGGCTGATCAGCAGGCGCTTCAAGCCAATCGGCTCGCCGCTGTCGTCACACCAGCCAAAGCTTTCATCGCTGATGCGGTCCAGGGCCATCTCCAGCTGCGGCAGCAGACGCTGGTCGCGGTCGATGGCGTTAACCAGCCAGGTGCGCTCCTCTTCCACCGACGCCACGTCGGCAGGGTCCGACGGGCTGTCCAGGCTTTCGATGGAAGTGCGGCTCAGTTCGATGCGCTCGTGGGTTTCGACTTTCATCGCCTGCAGCAGCGCGGTGAAGAACGCGAGCTGTTCGGCGTTCATGTAGTCATCGGCCGACATGGCCAGCAACTGTTCCTTGGTCATCGATTTCTCTATGAAAAAATGTGCATATGGGCGATTCGGGTGCCACCGACGCGGCGGCGTCAGCGGCGGAATTCTTCAAGCGCCAAGTGGCACTCTTTTACAGGGGGCGGAAGTCTAAGGCGCCAAGCGGCAGTGGGCAACAGAAATGACGGCCGATT
The window above is part of the Pseudomonas muyukensis genome. Proteins encoded here:
- a CDS encoding TraR/DksA family transcriptional regulator, producing MTKEQLLAMSADDYMNAEQLAFFTALLQAMKVETHERIELSRTSIESLDSPSDPADVASVEEERTWLVNAIDRDQRLLPQLEMALDRISDESFGWCDDSGEPIGLKRLLISPTTKYCIEAQERHEQLDRHQRQI